In Scleropages formosus chromosome 20, fSclFor1.1, whole genome shotgun sequence, a single window of DNA contains:
- the LOC114909225 gene encoding LOW QUALITY PROTEIN: uncharacterized protein LOC114909225 (The sequence of the model RefSeq protein was modified relative to this genomic sequence to represent the inferred CDS: inserted 3 bases in 3 codons; substituted 4 bases at 4 genomic stop codons): MTKGGANGGLPFITFPDSDQVVCIAQVKLRKHLSSLDLLQSRSNEGMPYHWAKTKSIKQLAALGSINACAFTRAAPPVYLYWHHQLGIRASLQMVVPRNLKESVLNTFDDDTRFYESIQGPVFPPVGQFRLDPRVSPPIHFLDDIDILLSSLPRDNTPLILLGDFNLNLKGIHASSLWSLLFFNLSLSQSSATYKASNNHDLVFSRNCGYPVICGTLLAKTYSLSLIPSTFLLTIFPQLATIISMIIDSFFSSGCFPYAFISPLLKKPSLDPDSVQNQRPVSLLPFLSKTLERATCDQLAAFFTQNDLFDRYQCGFKAXHSTETALLVESNGLQSTKVVSLSLALILLGLSATFDTVNHRTLLSXSWAAWPLSTSVPQISVLGSLFFSMYTTSXVIASHGFTYHTYIDDTXLFVSFPPEAIDISSCIAACLLDISPWVSSHHLQLNLSKTEILHLPAGLSSCHELSMKLDNLLILPASLAESLGVMIDISLSLSQHIKTTIRTCRYILHNIYRIXPHLTTDSTSLLVQCMVISRLDYCNSLLSGLPVSAIKPLQLIXNAGTLVVFDLPTRSHVSPLLVSLHWLPIAAQIKLKTLVMAYKSIKGSAPXYLQDL, encoded by the exons ATGACCAAGGGAGGTGCTAACGGcggtcttccattcatcacctTCCCGGATTCAGATCAGGTGGTATGCATTGCGCAGGTCAAGCTTCGTAAACACCTGAGCTCCTTGGACCTGTTGCAGAGCCGCAGTAATGAGGG GATGCCCTACCATTGGGCAAAGACCAAATCCATAAAGCAGCTGGCTGCCCTGGGATCTATTAATGCCTGTGCCTTTACCCGGGCGGCTCCCCCAGTATACCTCTATTGGCACCATCAACTGGGTATCAGAGCG TCTTTGCAGATGGTAGTGCCAAGGAACTTGAAGGAATCAGTGCTGAACACATTTGATGACGATACCCGTTTCTATGAATCAATCCAAGGTCCAGTCTTCCCCCCTGTAGGCCAGTTCCGCTTGGATCCGCGGGT cagccctccCATCCACTTCCTGGATGAcattgacatcttgttgagctctctcccaagGGACAAcactccattgattctcctgggtgacttcaaccttaATCTCAAGGGCATTCATGCAAGCAGTCTTTGGTCTCTCCTGTTCTTCAacctctctctgtcccagtcCTCTGCTACTTACAAAGCCAGCAATAACCATGACCTTGTTTTCTCTCGTAACTGTGGCTATCCTGTCATCTGTGGTACTTTGCT agccaagACCTACTCCCTCTCTCTGATCCCATCGACATTCCTTTTAACCATCTTCCCTCAACTCGCCACCATCATCTCCATGATCATCGACTCCTttttctcctctggctgcttcccatatgccttcatttcacctctgttgaaGAAACCCTCTCTAGATCCTGACTCAGTCCAGAACCagaggccagtctccctcctcccttttctgtcaaaaactctggaaagggcaacctgtgatcaactaGCTGCATTCTTCACCCAGAATGATCTCTTTGACAGATATCAGTGTGGTTTCAAAGCTTGACATTCCACCGAGACAGCTCTCCTTGTAGAGTCAAATGGTCTCCAGTCAACTAAAGTGGTCTCCCTCTCCTTAGCCCTTATCCTCCTCGGCCTGTCTGcaacatttgacactgtcaaccataGGACTCTACTCT TCTCTTGGGCAGCTTGGCCTCTCTCAACTAGTGTCCCACAGATCTCAGTACTGGGCTCCCTATTCTTTTCAATGTACACCACTT CTGTCATTGCGTCTCATGGATTCACTTATCAC acctATATTGATGATACCTAGCTCTTTGTCTCCTTTCCACCAGAAGCTATAGATATTTCctcatgcattgctgcctgcttatTGGACATCTCTCCCTGGGTGTCTTCTCACCATTTACAacttaacctctccaaaacagagatccttcacctcccagctggtctgtcttcctgtcatgaactCTCTATGAAATTGGACAACttactcattttgcctgcctcttTGGCTGAGAGCCTGGGTGTAATGATTGACATAAGTCTGTCTTTATCACAGCACATCAAAACCACAatccggacctgcagatacatcctacataacatCTACAGGA TGCCCcatctaacaacagactctaCGTCACTACTTGTTCAGTGCATGGTGATatcccgcctggactactgtaactctctcctgtctggccttccagtttctgccatcaaacctctacagctgatatagAATGCTGGTACActagttgtgtttgacctgccaacacgttcccatgtatctccgcTTCTTGTCTCTCtacattggcttcctatagctgcccagataaaATTAAAGACTCTGGTCATGGCTTACAAAAGCATCAAAGGAAGtgctccctgatacctacaagacctg